The stretch of DNA GAGTTTAGCCCAAAAATTGGGCTAAATTTTAAAATCCTTTTGCAAGTTTGGCTCTATAAGCCTCAACATCAAAATCTTTTACTCTCGCTACGCCATCTTCAACTGCAGCTTTTGCAACTGCTGGAGCAACCGCTGTTAGCACACGTTTATCAAATGGTTTTGGGATGATGTACTCTTTACCAAATTTTAGCTCGCTAACGCCACTTGCCTTTAAAACCTCAGCTGGCACTGGCTCTTTTGCAAGTTGTGCAAGTGCTCTAGCTGCAGCCATTTTCATATTTTCAGTGATCTTTTTAGCTCTAACGTCAAGCGCACCTCTAAAGATAAAAGGGAAACCTAGCACGTTATTTACTTGGTTAGGATAGTCGCTTCTGCCTGTACCCATCATTACGTCACTTCTTACAGCCTCAACGTCCTCTGGATAAATTTCAGGCACTGGGTTTGCCAAAGCAAAGATGATAGGCTCTTTATTCATTGAAGCAACCATCTCTTTTGTAAGCACACCAGGCTTAGAAAGGCCTAAAAACATATCAGCACCCCTCATCGCATCAGCCAAAGTTCTATCCTCAGTTTCAAGCGCGAACTCTACCTTTTCAGGCGTTAGGTCTGTTCTTTTTGAGTGAATGACGCCTTTACTATCTATCATAACGATATGTTTTGCACCAAGCGCTTTATACATCTTCGCGCATGCAATGCCAGCTGCACCTGCGCCGCTAACTACGATCTTTATCTTTGAGATATCTTTGCCAGAAATTTCCATCGCGTTTATCATGCCAGCGCTTGTTATCATCGCTGTGCCGTGCTGATCGTCGTGCATGACCGGGATATCGACTGCTTCTTGAAGCTTTCGCTCGATCTCAAAGCATTTTGGAGCACGGATATCTTCTAAATTTATACCGCCAAATGTCGGAGCAAGAGCCTTGCAAATCTCAACGATCTTATCTGGATCATGCTCGTCTAGCTCGATGTCAAAGGCATCAACATCTGCAAATTTTTTAAATAAAACTGACTTTCCTTCCATAACTGGCTTACCAGCGATAGCGCCGATGTCGCCAAGTCCAAGAACAGCCGTGCCATCGGTGATAACGGCTACTAGATTTGCTTTATTTGTATATTTATAAGCTAGTTCATTGTCAGCTTCTATCTCTTTGCAAGGCTCTGCAACGCCAGGCGTATAGGCCATTGAAAGGTCTCTTGATGTCTCGCAAGGCGTCTTTACCTTTATCTCGATCTTACCGCCTATGTGGTAGTTTAGTGCTTCTTCTTTAGTTACATGTGTCATTTTTCTTCCTTTAATAAATTTTGTATTCTATTTTTCGTCTCGCTACTGCCCACTACTTCAAGCACTTCAAAGATGCTTGGGCTCACGCTTGAGCCAGTTAGCGCTATTCTTAGAGCCTGAGCTAGGTCTTTTAGCTTTAAGCCATTTT from Campylobacter concisus encodes:
- a CDS encoding malic enzyme-like NAD(P)-binding protein; this encodes MTHVTKEEALNYHIGGKIEIKVKTPCETSRDLSMAYTPGVAEPCKEIEADNELAYKYTNKANLVAVITDGTAVLGLGDIGAIAGKPVMEGKSVLFKKFADVDAFDIELDEHDPDKIVEICKALAPTFGGINLEDIRAPKCFEIERKLQEAVDIPVMHDDQHGTAMITSAGMINAMEISGKDISKIKIVVSGAGAAGIACAKMYKALGAKHIVMIDSKGVIHSKRTDLTPEKVEFALETEDRTLADAMRGADMFLGLSKPGVLTKEMVASMNKEPIIFALANPVPEIYPEDVEAVRSDVMMGTGRSDYPNQVNNVLGFPFIFRGALDVRAKKITENMKMAAARALAQLAKEPVPAEVLKASGVSELKFGKEYIIPKPFDKRVLTAVAPAVAKAAVEDGVARVKDFDVEAYRAKLAKGF